Part of the Molothrus aeneus isolate 106 chromosome 8, BPBGC_Maene_1.0, whole genome shotgun sequence genome is shown below.
ctgctgggcctgCTGGGTGACACAGAGCTGGGCCCTGCCACAGCCGATGGCTTCTCCTTGCTCATGGCTGAGTCCCCGGACGTGCTGCACAAGGGCTGCCATGCTGACGTGCGCATCATGTTCCGCCAGCGCTTCTTCACTGACAACGTCCCCAAGCTGGTGCAAGGCTTCCATGGGGCTGACCCCGGTGAGtggccacccccagcccagcctcaccACGCCTGACCCTTTACAGGGGACCTGAGCCACCATCTCCTCCTTCTGCAGGCTGCTTGTAACCatctctgctctccacagaTGTGAAGGCCAATTACCTGAAGGGCCTCTCCCATGTGCTCAATCACCTCCCCAAAcctgtgctggtgacagagctGCCCACGGTAAGAGCCAGCCTGGGTGGCAAGCAGGGTGAGCTGTGATATTGTGGAGTACATGGTTTGGGATTACTCATGACTCCTgtgttctccctctctctgcagctgctttccctCCTGCTTGAGGCCTTGTCCTGCTCAGATCGTGTAGTACAGCTCTCCACACTGAGCTGCCTCCACCCACTGCTGCTCGAAGCTCCCCAGATCATGAGTCTGCATGTCGACACACTGGTCACCAAGTTCCTCAACCTCACCTCCAGCCCCACTATGGTGCGTGcaccccctccttcctccctgctatgcccctctctcctgccccctgtgctgccctcatCCCTGTCTGTTCCAGGCTGTCCGCATTGCCGCCCTGCGCTGTGCCCACGCCCTTACCAGTCTGCCCACAACAGTGGTAAGTGCTTCTGCAgcaccctgctgcctgctcctgtgtGTAGAGGGGCAAGGGCTCCCAGACCTCCTGGGGGCAGCCAGCATCCATTTCTCTCACAAAGAGCCCCTTCTGTCCTACAGCTGCTCCCATACAAGGGCCGAGTTATCCGGGCACTGGCCAAACCTTTGGATGACAAGAAGAGGCTGGTGCGGAAGGAAGCAGTGGCAGCACGTGGAGAATGGTGTGTGGAAGTAGCTGCTGAGGGGGTGCCAGCGTGTAGGGGATGTGGCTGATAGTGccatctctgtccctgcaggttcCTGCTCGGGAGCCCAGGCAGGTGAgcaccctgtgtcccctccctgtgctgacCAACAGTCTGACCAGCGCCTCGCTAAGCCACCAAGTCATTCGACCAAATGCCACGGACCCCCTGGATCCTCAGAGCCCAGGAGTGCCCCAAGTGCTAGGGCTGGAGTGTGCAGGCCAGCAGACAGCACCCCTCACTGCAGTCCCTTCCCAGTAcccacagcagggaaggagctatGCTGCTTGTGGCTTGCCCACCCTCTACTGCAGCCAGGGACAGTGATGGACAGCCCCTGCCACATGTGAGTGGAGAGGACAGGTCTGTGCACACGTGTGGTGTGTGACAACCCATGTACCAGAAGAATAAATATATCTGTTTTGATAATGCTCTGAGGGTCTCCatgcagctcaggctgggtcCTCAGTGCTCTTCTGTGTGTTCAGCTGCTTAAGATCCTGCTGGTTATAgactcttccttctcttttaacACTGTTGTCCCTCATCTCCCATGCCCAGAAGTCCATGTCCCCCCACAAGATAACACAAACAGactcccttaaaaaaaaaaacagtatttaGTAATGGTCCTAAAAAGACTCCCCGGGGAGCACTTGGGGGTGCCATCCTCTGCGCCCAGCCCTtcagagagctgagctgggccaaTGCTGGCCTGTACCTGTGCTAATGAGGGCAGCACTGTCCAGCTGGAGCAacgagcagcagctctgccacctcacccctgggctgcctgcagccatcAAGAGCCAAGAGGGCAGGTGTCCAGGCACCAACGCTGTCCATAAGAGTTCCCCATGGCTCTGGCTCCAGTCAGTGATATGTGCCAGCCTTCTGCCAGGCACTTTGGCCAAAGGAAGCTGCAGTGTGGAGTGGGTTCCCCACGCGCTCCCCTGCCTGCAGGAAGGGATTTCCAGAGCACAGGGCCTCAGATTGCCAGGAGTGGCGTGCGTTGCTCTGTCACGCAGGGAGGCAGGTCCCAGCTCAGGCCTGTCCCGTGGGGCAGGTGAggagagggcagcaggacaCGGGTGAGCCAGTGCCTGTGGGGAAAGTGAGGCCACAGCCAAAAGGTGAAGTCTTGGTGCTTCTCAGCTCTGAGGAACCATATCCTGAGCTGCCACAATGGCTGAGCTTCTCAGCTCAGATTGTCTTGGCAAAGGTGTGCTGGGCATGCCACCTTGTCACCAGACAGGGCTCCCGAGGCACAAGGCCCATGATGTCCACGTCTTCCACACCTTACCAAGCCCAGTGCAGTGCAGTGTGGTATCAATGTTTGCTGTTGTCCTCTCCCCCAGCAGCCCAAGGAGAGCCCCTGTTGTCCCTACAACCCCAAGGGCTGCTGAGCCACCACCTTCTCAGGCAGGGGCTTCCCCAGGATTTTACCTTGGCACATCCACACCGAGGAACACCTTCCAGTTATCCCAGCTGCCATAACTGTAGGGGTTCCTGAAGACCTGTAGGACAGGGAGAGGCACATCACGtctggctctgccccagccagcccccGTGCCGTGGGCTAGGCTCACCTTGCCTTTCttctgcagtctctgcctctcctTTCTGTTGATGTGCCGCTCGATGCTCGTTTCCCCGCGAGTAATGAGGGCAGCGTGCCACAGCGTCAGGGCACCCAGGGCCAGTGCCACCGAGCTAGGTATGACAAGGGACAGCAGGTGGAACACAGGCCTTccttccctggcactgcagctggcGGGGGCTGAGACTGTCTCCCCACACCCACAGCCACCTAAGTGGGTCGGCTTGTCTAATCTCCTGCGACAGACAAAATCTCTCCTTCCCTGTGGCCCaaaggctggcagggcagcaacATCTGTGCTAGAGTGAGCAAGCCCAGCTACAGGCAGGTAGATGGCAAGCAATGTCACAGGCTTCATTCTGttttccccagcccctgggcccCCTCACCTGCACAGGACCCAGAGGTAGACCACACTCTTGTGGAAAGCTCTCTGGCGGAAGGTGAAGGTGGGTGGTGGGGTCTGGTAGTATGTCTGAAAAAGGACCAGATGGAGAGGATTACCCAAACTGCTTTACAGCTTGAAGCCAGACAGGGATCTCTGcacccttccctgctgcagagcttggACAGCAAGAAAGGATTGCAGCTGGAACTAATGCAACAGCCAGGGTGagggggaggcagctgggatAGCCacgagacagacagacagacacccagagctggcacaggtgTGAGGAACAGTGGGCTGGAGGTGagggggcagggagcagccatgGGCCTCATCAGGACACTGCAGCTGGTGGTCATGGAGAGATGTGTATGTAGTGCTGCAGCTTCACCAGGAGACCATGGCCTGAGTAGCACATGCCAAGAAGCTGTCACCAACCCAAGCCCCTGGAAGCTGGGTGCAGAGAGGCAGACCCCAAGCTGCTGGAAGCATTGTCCGTAGCAGAGCTGCCTgaccagccccagctctctgaaATGTGAGATGAACATGGGGGCTGGTTCTGATGTGGGGTGCTCCTTGAGAACGGAGCCCCAAGCAGGACccagcctgcacagcagctctgctccacactgcctggagcagctggggggcAGGGATGTCCCACCTGGTTGGCAGCCACCTGCAGTCTCTCCTTCTCAAGCAGTTTCATTCTCTAGGGGGACGGAAAACAGGGCACCAGTTATGTGTCTCAGAGGAGTGGGACAGGGACCCTTCCCCTCATACCCCACAGgaccagagcagctgggggccttgcaggaggaggaagaggagaagcacAGTCACTAtatggctggggctggcccagccttgTTCTGCaagctcagcctggggaagccAGGCAGTCTTGGTGCAtggcaggagaagctgctcACCTCAATGGCTGCGTAGGCATCCCGGAACATGTCCCAGCCGCTGATGCTGCAGTAAATGCAGCCCATGGtcatgaaaaagcagaaagagaagaagtAGCGGTGGTTGTAGTGGCCCACACAGTTGTTTAGCCAGGCTGCCTCTGGGGTTAAAGGTACATAACTGTGACAGACCATGGGTCCAAATCCAACCCAGGGACCAGGGCAGTTCTTCTGGGCCCTGCTCCCATCACCCATTCCTATGCTGGCTGTCTCCTTGAGAAAAGGGACTGGGAGAGAAGGGGGAAGCAGTGCTGCTTCCCCCCAGGAGTGTGCCATGAGTTAGTACTGCAGAAGGATACGGCAGTGGTGGTCCATCTTCAGCACACACCTGGGAGAGAGGAGACCGGTGCCAGTGTCAGAGCCAGTGCAAGGGGTGTGTTTGGGAGGGGACAGgcaccccccagccctgcaggctaCAAGCGACAGGGCAAGGaggtggcagagcagaggggaagggcCCCTGTCTCAtactggggcaggcagggggtgAGGAACAGGGTTCCAAAGGCTGCCCCAGGCAGAGGGAGGGTGTCCTACCTGTTGCAGATGCTGCAGTGATGGGTGCGAGCTGGCTTAGGGGCAATGCATTTCCTGCAGATGGACACACCAGTGAGGTCGTTCTTGGCCTGTGCACAGATCAGAAGAGATTTGTGCATCTTAAACACTGCATCTTGcactcctgctctcctctgtgCCACCCCACTGCCTCCCCActctgcactgcccaggctAGCTTCCCCAGTTTAGAGACATCCTGCAACAACAtcaccaggctgttcccagtgACCATCTGTAGCTCACGTGGTGCCTCACCTGTGGTGGGTGCCCAGGTGAAGTGGTGATAGCCATGTAGTAGTGGAAGACAATCATGATGAGGTTCCAGTGTCCATAGGCGAGGTGCCAGCATATCCAGGCAGGTGTGTAGGTCTGCAGGATGAGGGGCAGCAGGCAGATGTACACGATGGCCACAATAGAGCTCGTCAGCCCGATCACCAGTGCCACAAACACCTACAGGAAAGAGACCTGGTCACTGGAGTGGGCAGCGCCTGCCCCTTGCTGCCTGGGAAGAGGCAtgggcaggacagagccagAGGAAACCAATCTGAACCACACACTGAGGTCCCAGCTCACTTCCTGCCTGAAGCACAGGCAGCCCTGAGCCCGTTGCCCCAGCACCACGTGCACCCTGCCCCAGAGGGGGACTCACCACACCAAACCATCGGGTGACATGGTCCACCAGCCAGTAGACCGGCTCGAAGAGAGAGTCAAGCACCACATCGCCGTTGGTGAAGGAGTTGTAGAGCAAGGAGCGGAGGCAGAGGTGCCCGTagtgccacagctgctccacCTGCCGCAGCAGCCTgaagcgccgccgccgccccagCCGCAGGCACTTGAGGAGCAGGCGCATCACGGCGGCAAACATCCGCTGCCGGCTCCTCATCCCTGCCACACCACGCCtggggggacaggagctgggcgTGGGCAGGCcaccctgctgcctggctgtcccCGACGCGCTGATGCCGGCAgtgcagctccctgagctgaCGAGGATGCCGAGCTGGAGAAGCTGAGCTCCTGAAGGCTGCGGGGCCGCTGTCGCCGGGATGTCTCTTTGCACGGAGCAGGGGGCACAGGCCCCTCAGCATCTGGGCTCAGGTGCTCTCTGGTCCCATCTCGTCTTTCCCAGCGGGGAGGGGGCCGGGGGAATGACACGGAGAGTCTGACTCAAAGGAAACCAGAGAAGGCATGAACATCCAGGATGCTGGGCCATTTCCAGGGATGATTTCAGCCCTTCCCAACATGTTCATGAACAGGGGAATCCACACAACAAAAATGTGGATGAGCCAGTAAAGGATTATCCCTCCTCTCCTAGTCCCTCCCTAAAGTGAAGGATGCTACTTCCCTTCACCTCAACTTCTGGACCAAGTTGCTGAGGCCACCCTCACAGCTTCACAGCCTCACTCCAAGAGTCCCAAcacttcctctttctcctcGCCTCCATCCTTGAACAGTGCCCCACACCAGCAAATGAGaggcccagggacagccccgggcCAGTGGTCCCCTGCCTGCTGAGCCCCTTGTCCTGCCTGAGAGCTTTGCTGGGAGTGACGAGGAACCCGATCTGGCTCAGCACATGGGAAAACgatctgcagggctgggggccccAGGCACCCGTGCAGGCAATACCCATCAATATTAAGCAGCAAGGCTGCCCCAGGGTCCTGCCAAGGCACGTTCTGAGCCTGGGCCAAGCACTCGCCCTGGCCTGGTGCCAGGCTCTGGTGCCAGAGCTCAGAGTCCCTCCAGCAGGGATCGTCTCTCTGCGCTGCTGTGCCCACCaacacagcccctggggagcaCCAGGGAGGGTGAGGGcagaagctgcagcatccagatGGGCTGCCCAAAGGAGACAGGGCTCTCCCCCACCCTGCCTGAGGAGTGTGGGGTTGACCCCAAGGTTGGGATGTGCTGGATATGAGGACCCCAGACCCAGCAGCCCATTCCAGGTcacaggcagggctcctgcccTGGTATGGGAGAGGTGGGATATGCAAACGTTTTCATCACTCTTTTCTCCACATCTCCCCTTTGGTTtgccaaaagcttttctttgaaACTCAGCAGGTGCAAAGTGGAGCAACAACTTCCTGCCGTGCAGCCTTTTGGTGGCACACATCCCTGTGCTGTCAGTGTGGTAAAAGACAAAATACTGCAGCCAGAAGCAGGTATTGAGGTCAGCCCTTTCTTCCAAAGACACAGCACCTTCCTGCCCCCCGAGAAGCTTCCTCACCTACAACAGcggcagctgctgggcagggaaccCACAGGGGAGGCAGCCAGCCTGCTCCAAAGCAAGacccactgtccccaggcagctgcctgAAGACAGCAGCACAACCACAGAGATGAGACTCCAGTAGAGTCATAAAACTTTCCTCCGCCCAGCCGGGCACTGGGATCCAGCCCTCGCCCTGCCCATGGCCGTCCCCACATCCCCGCGGGGCACCGAGCCCACGGGAATGGGACAGCAACCACCAGCACAGACAAGAGCACTGCCAACCTTACAGCCGAGGGGTGGGGATCCTTGGATTTGGCCCCACCCCAGGCAAAGAGGAGGCCTTCCCGtgccagctccaggcacccAGGCGCAGCCCTGTGGCACCCTCCGGTGGCTGACAGCGCTCGGCTCCCCggctcagcagcacccagccccacagcGCCAAGACACTTTCCGCCATTCAGCCCCATCCTCAAAGGCTGCCCTCGCCTACAGCCCCACCGCGTCCAGCCCCGAAACCCCGGCCCTCCCTGCCCCGCAGCATCCCGGCCCCTCCAGACCAGCAGCATGCCCCCGCTGCCTCCCATCCCAAGCGCACCCCATGGCCACAGACCCTATGGCCACAGATCCCACGGCCTCCCGGCTCCGCacaggcacctcctgccccacaACACACGGAGCACCCCCATCGCCTCCCGGCCCCCGCGCTCCCCGCCCCAGAGCACCTCTGTATCGCCGCCCAGCCCGCCCAGCCCCacggcagccacagctcccacaaGCCCAGAGCCTCTCGCAAGGCCCTGACACCCCCACCCGCCGCCGCCGACCTGGGCCCGGCGCCCGCCGCCTCCATGCCCGGGCCCTGCCGGCCCACGGGCAGCGCCCGCGCACAGCATGCCGGGAGCACCGGCTGCCGTCACCGGACTACAGCTCCCAGCATGTCTCACGCCGGGTAGGCGAGAACCAATAGCCGCGACGCTTACAGGGCAGCATTGAAGTCTGGAACCAATAGGGTGAGGGCTTTCTGGTGATGCCCTGTCGGCAGCGGGCATGGCGCCTCCCGCACGCTACTGCGTCCCTGGTGAGTGCGGCCCGGGGCGGTGcggggctcctggggctgctacTGCCCGGAAAGGGGACGCGGTGGCCTAGGAGAGGAGTAGGGGACGAAGCAGTACGGGGGAGTTTGTCCCGGGAATGCCCCGCAGTAGGTCGGCTGGGAGCGAGCGCTGTGTACGGGGCGGTCCGGGGCCGGGTCTCcggcagcccctgagcccctgTGTCGCAGGTGAGCGGCTGTGCAGCACGGAGGAGGCCACGGCTGGCAGCGGCACCTACACTCGTCATGGCTTCATCTTCTCCTCGCTGGCGGGCTGTCTGGAGAGAAAGAATGAGGACAACGAGGTGGGCGCGGCCGCGGCAcggctgctcctccccagggctcagtgctgTGCGCCCAGGCTGCACAGCCTCCCTGGAGACTGGGCTGCCACGGGGAATCGGACTCCGATGGGGCTCGGCTGGTGATCCTGTGCACGAGCTGTGCCCTGCGCTGACCCTCGTGtcttgccctgcagctgcccgtGGTGTCGGTGGTGAGAGACAGCgagtcccagctcctgcccaacGTGGGGGCTGTGGTGACATGCAAGGTGGGGCACTGGAGCGCTGCATTGACAAACTGCATGGGCCTCGACTCTGTCTCCTACTGAACTTTGTTCCTGCACACGGGTAGGGTGGGGTGAGGAGTCCCTGAGCTTCTTAGTCCCCTCTGTACAACACccaccagggcaggggcagcccaggggctcCCTTGAGTCTCTCACTCACAAAGAGAGTATTGGCATGAGGGACACCTGCCCTGAGACTGAGGTGGGCTTGAGGGGACAATTTTCTTTGCTCTCCTTCCATAACTCTTTCTGGGGCAGGGAGCATGCAGGTCAGTGCCTCAAGCAGCTTGTAGAAAGGATGACACAGACCAGGGATTAGTTTTCTTATGTTCCTGGTGgtgggagagggactgggatcacTGCAGGTCTCAGCCTTATTCTGGTGCCTCGAATTGCACAAGTATAATCTTCCTCACCTGGCTTGCTGCCAGGTGTCCCACCATTGCTTGGTCACAAGGTGGAGGAGGCCAAGTGAGACCTGAGCTCCCcgtgcagccctgcctgctccttgccctttccctgcctggaCCACTGAGTCCCCTTTTCCTACATGCAGGTCTGCAGTATTAACTCTCGCTTTGCCAAGATCCACATCCTGTATGTTGGCTCCACGCCGCTGAAATCCACCTTCCGAGGCACCATACGGTAGGGAAAAGGTTAGGATCCCCTCCCTTCACGGGGAGGAAGGCTGTGGTGGGCAGTGCAGctggctgccctgagctggagctctgccctgagcactgggctggtgtccAGCAGGTCCTGCTGAGCGCCCAGGGAGGCTGGGACAGCTTCTGCCACAGGCTGTTGAGTTGTCTGTGCTTATTGGCACTCAGATCCCTCCATCTCCTTTTTTAGGAAAGAAGATATCCGAGCCACAGAGAAGGATAAGGTCAGTGAGCCACTGCCAGGAACTGTTCTATACACGTTGCTCCCTAGTTTCTGCTTGTGGGGCACTGTCCCCCCACTGacagcagcctggcactgtGTGGCATTGCCTGCTCTCTCCTGTGCAGGTAGAAGTGTACAAGAGCTTCCGCCCCAGTGACATCGTCCTGGCCAAAGTTGTATCCTTCCCCCTCAGGGACAGTGGGGTGGCTCAGGCTCCCTTGTGGAAGTCTTTCCCTTAACCTCTGTCCAACCAGATCTCCCTGGGGGACGCACAGTCCAACTacctgctgagcacagcagagaacGAGCTGGGCGTGGTGGTGGCACGCAGTGAGGCAGGtaggggcagcacagggacagagacgGGCTGAAACAgtgctgcctcatccctgcctTAGGGGCAGCTGATGCAGCTGCCTCCCTCTCCACATGGAGGAGTGCAAgcttgggaaggagcagccctgaCATGTTGTGTCCCCAGGGGTGCAGATGGTGCCCATCAGCTGGTGCGAGATGCAGTGCCCACGGACACACACCAAGGAGTTCCGTAAGGTGGCCCGGGTGCAGCCCCAGTTCCTGCAGACCTAACACCTGAGGGGGCAgagggctgcagcactggggccTGTGGAGCCAGAGCAGTCCCTGGGTTCCCACCCTCTTCACAGGTTCAGCCAGGCCTCCACTGGCAAGGAGAGGTTTGCTACTTgcataataaattttttttgagaGCTTCGTGCTTTGTTCTTTACAGTCAGTGAGGGAGCCAGATATCTACGGCAGTCTGatctggctcctgcagcacgGCAGGTGAAGGAACAGCTTCCACAGCACCAGGGGCAGAAGGAAGCACATTTTCAGTGCTGGTGAAGGGGA
Proteins encoded:
- the ZDHHC16 gene encoding palmitoyltransferase ZDHHC16 isoform X1, whose amino-acid sequence is MRSRQRMFAAVMRLLLKCLRLGRRRRFRLLRQVEQLWHYGHLCLRSLLYNSFTNGDVVLDSLFEPVYWLVDHVTRWFGVVFVALVIGLTSSIVAIVYICLLPLILQTYTPAWICWHLAYGHWNLIMIVFHYYMAITTSPGHPPQAKNDLTGVSICRKCIAPKPARTHHCSICNRCVLKMDHHCPWLNNCVGHYNHRYFFSFCFFMTMGCIYCSISGWDMFRDAYAAIERMKLLEKERLQVAANQTYYQTPPPTFTFRQRAFHKSVVYLWVLCSSVALALGALTLWHAALITRGETSIERHINRKERQRLQKKGKVSLAHGTGAGWGRARRDVPLPVLQVFRNPYSYGSWDNWKVFLGVDVPRHWLTRVLLPSPHLPHGTGLSWDLPPCVTEQRTPLLAI
- the ZDHHC16 gene encoding palmitoyltransferase ZDHHC16 isoform X2; this encodes MRSRQRMFAAVMRLLLKCLRLGRRRRFRLLRQVEQLWHYGHLCLRSLLYNSFTNGDVVLDSLFEPVYWLVDHVTRWFGVVFVALVIGLTSSIVAIVYICLLPLILQTYTPAWICWHLAYGHWNLIMIVFHYYMAITTSPGHPPQAKNDLTGVSICRKCIAPKPARTHHCSICNRCVLKMDHHCPWLNNCVGHYNHRYFFSFCFFMTMGCIYCSISGWDMFRDAYAAIERMKLLEKERLQVAANQTYYQTPPPTFTFRQRAFHKSVVYLWVLCSSVALALGALTLWHAALITRGETSIERHINRKERQRLQKKGKVFRNPYSYGSWDNWKVFLGVDVPRHWLTRVLLPSPHLPHGTGLSWDLPPCVTEQRTPLLAI
- the ZDHHC16 gene encoding palmitoyltransferase ZDHHC16 isoform X3; protein product: MRSRQRMFAAVMRLLLKCLRLGRRRRFRLLRQVEQLWHYGHLCLRSLLYNSFTNGDVVLDSLFEPVYWLVDHVTRWFGVVFVALVIGLTSSIVAIVYICLLPLILQTYTPAWICWHLAYGHWNLIMIVFHYYMAITTSPGHPPQAKNDLTGVSICRKCIAPKPARTHHCSICNRCVLKMDHHCPWLNNCVGHYNHRYFFSFCFFMTMGCIYCSISGWDMFRDAYAAIETYYQTPPPTFTFRQRAFHKSVVYLWVLCSSVALALGALTLWHAALITRGETSIERHINRKERQRLQKKGKVFRNPYSYGSWDNWKVFLGVDVPRHWLTRVLLPSPHLPHGTGLSWDLPPCVTEQRTPLLAI
- the ZDHHC16 gene encoding palmitoyltransferase ZDHHC16 isoform X4: MRSRQRMFAAVMRLLLKCLRLGRRRRFRLLRQVEQLWHYGHLCLRSLLYNSFTNGDVVLDSLFEPVYWLVDHVTRWFGVVFVALVIGLTSSIVAIVYICLLPLILQTYTPAWICWHLAYGHWNLIMIVFHYYMAITTSPGHPPQAKNDLTGVSICRKCIAPKPARTHHCSICNRCVLKMDHHCPWLNNCVGHYNHRYFFSFCFFMTMGCIYCSISGWDMFRDAYAAIERMKLLEKERLQVAANQTYYQTPPPTFTFRQRAFHKSVVYLWVLCSSVALALGALTLWHAALITRGETSIERHINRKERQRLQKKGLQEPLQLWQLG
- the EXOSC1 gene encoding exosome complex component CSL4 isoform X2 is translated as MAPPARYCVPGERLCSTEEATAGSGTYTRHGFIFSSLAGCLERKNEDNELPVVSVVRDSESQLLPNVGAVVTCKVCSINSRFAKIHILYVGSTPLKSTFRGTIRKEDIRATEKDKVEVYKSFRPSDIVLAKVISLGDAQSNYLLSTAENELGVVVARSEAGVQMVPISWCEMQCPRTHTKEFRKVARVQPQFLQT
- the EXOSC1 gene encoding exosome complex component CSL4 isoform X1, which produces MPRSRSAGSERCVRGGPGPGLRQPLSPCVAGERLCSTEEATAGSGTYTRHGFIFSSLAGCLERKNEDNELPVVSVVRDSESQLLPNVGAVVTCKVCSINSRFAKIHILYVGSTPLKSTFRGTIRKEDIRATEKDKVEVYKSFRPSDIVLAKVISLGDAQSNYLLSTAENELGVVVARSEAGVQMVPISWCEMQCPRTHTKEFRKVARVQPQFLQT